A single genomic interval of Lathyrus oleraceus cultivar Zhongwan6 chromosome 7, CAAS_Psat_ZW6_1.0, whole genome shotgun sequence harbors:
- the LOC127107056 gene encoding uncharacterized protein LOC127107056 isoform X1 has translation MIKKMVRGAVTEPLHRPKPTQSLVTLTSLPQSLSTSLKNPLNRVSLVSLTLSNLKTKMETEIKENKLGSPLAISQRFKVSKDAQRSNGESSRMAFECSELEFSLFDDGFRKVNIRLGFNSGIPQGELQSKVVTTASYRRAVTATAPTYTSRTGPTPTSECPFIRVVCNCSNCNRCSPSSRIATRLEITLND, from the exons atgaTTAAAAAAATGGTGAGAGGCGCTGTAACAGAACCTCTTCATCGTCCCAAACCCACTCAATCTCTCGTCACTCTCACTTCTCTCCCTCAATCGCTTTCAACCTCGCTCAAAAACCCTCTCAATCGCGTCTCTCTCGTCTCTCTCACGCTATCAAACTTGAAGACGAAAATGGAAACAGAGATAAAGGAAAACAAACTGGGCTCACCTTTGGCGATATCTCAACGGTTCAA GGTTTCGAAAGATGCTCAAAGGTCCAATGGAGAAAGTTCCAGGATGGCTTTTGAATGCTCAGAATTGGAGTTTAGCCTGTTTGATGATGGATTTCGAAAAG TGAACATTCGTCTGGGCTTCAACTCTGGAATACCTCAAG GAGAATTACAAAGCAAAGTAGTGACGACTGCATCATATCGTCGAGCAGTAACTGCAACGGCACCAACATACACGTCAAGAACAGGACCAACGCCAACATCAGAATGTCCTTTCATAAGGGTGGTGTGCAATTGCTCGAATTGTAACCGTTGTTCCCCGTCTTCAAGAATAGCGACACGGTTAGAGATAACCTTAAATGACTAA
- the LOC127107056 gene encoding uncharacterized protein LOC127107056 isoform X3 yields MIKKMVRGAVTEPLHRPKPTQSLVTLTSLPQSLSTSLKNPLNRVSLVSLTLSNLKTKMETEIKENKLGSPLAISQRFKVSKDAQRSNGESSRMAFECSELEFSLFDDGFRKVNIRLGFNSGIPQACRRITKQSSDDCIISSSSNCNGTNIHVKNRTNANIRMSFHKGGVQLLEL; encoded by the exons atgaTTAAAAAAATGGTGAGAGGCGCTGTAACAGAACCTCTTCATCGTCCCAAACCCACTCAATCTCTCGTCACTCTCACTTCTCTCCCTCAATCGCTTTCAACCTCGCTCAAAAACCCTCTCAATCGCGTCTCTCTCGTCTCTCTCACGCTATCAAACTTGAAGACGAAAATGGAAACAGAGATAAAGGAAAACAAACTGGGCTCACCTTTGGCGATATCTCAACGGTTCAA GGTTTCGAAAGATGCTCAAAGGTCCAATGGAGAAAGTTCCAGGATGGCTTTTGAATGCTCAGAATTGGAGTTTAGCCTGTTTGATGATGGATTTCGAAAAG TGAACATTCGTCTGGGCTTCAACTCTGGAATACCTCAAG CTTGCAGGAGAATTACAAAGCAAAGTAGTGACGACTGCATCATATCGTCGAGCAGTAACTGCAACGGCACCAACATACACGTCAAGAACAGGACCAACGCCAACATCAGAATGTCCTTTCATAAGGGTGGTGTGCAATTGCTCGAATTGTAA